In Rhizobium sp. N324, a single genomic region encodes these proteins:
- a CDS encoding VOC family protein: protein MSNAMRSEPPIANPKTRPVDTKLEVVVIPVSDVDRAKRFYDGLGWRLDADFANDADFRVIQFTPPGSGCAIIFGKNITAAEPGSAQGLYLVVSDIEAARRDLIARGVEVSDVFHDASGVYAGKDDPYLFGRLRIAGRDPDHRSYRSFASFKDPDGNGWLFQEVTERLPGRIDADETAFATSSDLASALRRAATAHGEHEKRNGGKHDENWPDWYAEYMVSERAGRELPL, encoded by the coding sequence ATGAGCAATGCAATGCGCAGTGAACCCCCTATCGCAAATCCGAAAACACGGCCGGTCGACACCAAGCTCGAAGTGGTCGTCATCCCCGTTTCCGACGTCGACCGCGCCAAACGTTTTTACGACGGGCTCGGCTGGCGGCTCGACGCCGATTTCGCCAATGATGCCGATTTCCGGGTGATCCAGTTTACTCCGCCCGGCTCCGGCTGCGCGATCATATTCGGCAAGAATATAACCGCCGCAGAACCCGGCTCCGCCCAGGGGCTCTACCTCGTCGTCTCCGACATCGAGGCCGCCCGCCGCGACCTCATCGCCCGCGGCGTCGAGGTCAGCGACGTGTTTCATGACGCATCGGGCGTCTATGCCGGCAAGGACGACCCCTATCTCTTCGGACGGCTGAGGATTGCCGGCCGCGATCCCGATCACCGCAGCTATCGCTCCTTCGCCTCGTTCAAGGATCCCGACGGCAATGGCTGGCTGTTCCAGGAAGTCACGGAGCGCCTGCCCGGACGCATCGACGCCGACGAGACAGCCTTTGCAACGTCGAGCGATCTTGCATCAGCGCTGCGCCGCGCGGCCACCGCCCACGGCGAACACGAAAAGCGCAACGGCGGCAAGCACGACGAGAACTGGCCGGACTGGTACGCCGAATACATGGTCAGCGAACGGGCCGGCCGGGAGCTGCCGTTATAG
- a CDS encoding ABC transporter substrate-binding protein, whose protein sequence is MTRYARRFFSVLGLSAMLAAGAAHAEDKKVSIVDDRGVIVDVPAQPKRIASISYFADDVALALGIKPVASTYMTAGREPDFLLGLTAGMKQIGQRAKPNLELLSEAKPDLIIAIRRYTVGNAAQLQNIAPYVAYNMELLEESYSETAALSKLLGKPERGEQLNADFRKHLAEFAANAPRDVHPRFLIMWGGATPFAFHTENTSASIVAAIGGDNIPGPKSPGGEFGIDLSLETMLEKDPEVIFVYDSGPDRPHESNPIWSQLSAVKNDRVFYVGDQWVETNGPIAREIVLREAAHYLYPDTFPAVDVKAEAAKLIPADLQN, encoded by the coding sequence ATGACTCGATACGCACGTAGATTTTTCTCCGTCCTGGGGCTGTCCGCCATGCTGGCAGCGGGGGCGGCGCATGCTGAAGACAAAAAGGTCTCGATCGTCGACGACCGCGGCGTCATCGTCGACGTCCCGGCGCAGCCGAAGCGCATTGCCTCGATTTCCTATTTCGCCGATGACGTCGCGCTGGCGCTCGGCATCAAGCCGGTTGCCAGCACCTATATGACGGCTGGCCGCGAGCCGGACTTCCTGCTCGGCTTGACGGCCGGGATGAAGCAGATCGGCCAGCGTGCCAAGCCCAATCTCGAACTTCTCTCCGAAGCCAAGCCGGACCTGATCATCGCGATCCGCCGCTATACCGTCGGCAACGCGGCGCAACTTCAGAACATCGCGCCCTATGTCGCCTACAATATGGAGCTGCTCGAAGAGAGCTACAGCGAAACCGCCGCCCTTTCGAAGCTGCTCGGCAAGCCCGAGCGCGGTGAGCAGCTGAATGCCGATTTCCGCAAGCATCTGGCGGAGTTCGCCGCCAATGCGCCCAGGGATGTTCATCCGCGCTTCCTGATCATGTGGGGCGGAGCGACCCCTTTCGCTTTCCATACGGAAAACACCTCGGCCTCGATCGTCGCCGCGATCGGCGGCGACAATATTCCGGGGCCGAAGAGCCCGGGCGGCGAGTTCGGCATCGATCTCAGCCTCGAAACCATGCTGGAAAAGGACCCCGAGGTCATTTTCGTCTACGATTCCGGCCCGGATCGCCCGCATGAGAGCAATCCGATCTGGTCGCAGCTGTCGGCTGTCAAGAACGACCGGGTCTTCTATGTCGGCGACCAGTGGGTCGAAACCAACGGCCCGATCGCCCGCGAAATCGTGCTGCGCGAGGCCGCGCACTATCTCTATCCCGACACGTTCCCGGCCGTAGACGTCAAGGCGGAAGCCGCCAAGCTGATCCCGGCCGACCTGCAGAATTAA
- a CDS encoding SRPBCC family protein, protein MQEPLVVHREAHIAAPPAAVFALMTDPEKILRWMGTEAEVEPQPGGLYLVNVTGARFARGSFREVVPVHRLAYSFGWDGSEVVPPGSSLVEIDLIEQGGGTLLRLTHSGLPSADQCAGHAEGWAHYLGRLIEVAAGRDPGPDSFSGRT, encoded by the coding sequence ATGCAAGAGCCCCTCGTCGTTCACCGCGAGGCGCATATCGCGGCGCCGCCGGCCGCAGTGTTTGCGTTGATGACCGACCCGGAAAAGATCCTGCGCTGGATGGGAACGGAAGCTGAGGTCGAGCCGCAGCCGGGCGGGCTCTATCTCGTCAACGTCACCGGCGCCCGCTTTGCGCGCGGCTCGTTTCGCGAAGTGGTGCCGGTTCATCGCCTTGCCTACAGCTTCGGCTGGGACGGTAGCGAGGTGGTGCCGCCGGGGTCGAGCCTGGTCGAGATTGACCTGATCGAGCAGGGAGGCGGAACACTGCTGCGGCTCACCCATAGCGGCCTGCCGAGCGCCGATCAATGCGCCGGCCATGCGGAAGGCTGGGCGCATTACCTCGGGCGGCTGATCGAGGTCGCCGCCGGGCGTGACCCGGGTCCCGACTCATTTTCCGGCAGGACATGA
- a CDS encoding SDR family NAD(P)-dependent oxidoreductase — MTTGKTVIVTGASQGIGAGLVNAFIERGYNVVATSRQVSASDALQASDRLALVDGDIGDAETAARVAQTAIDRFGAIDALVNNAGIFLAKPFVDFTMTDFRQLSSTNLEGFIHLTQLVVRQMLAQKSGGSVVSITTPLTDHPIAGFSASVSMMTKGGINAISKNLAMEYANEGIRFNTVAPGVVDTPLHKDNPKAFLSTLSPMPGISNVGEIADAVVFLTEASRVTGEVLHVDGGAHLGKW; from the coding sequence ATGACTACTGGAAAGACTGTCATCGTCACGGGCGCCTCCCAGGGTATCGGAGCCGGGCTCGTCAACGCCTTCATCGAGCGGGGCTATAACGTCGTCGCCACCTCGCGTCAGGTCAGCGCCTCGGACGCCTTGCAGGCGTCGGACCGACTGGCACTCGTCGACGGCGACATCGGCGACGCCGAAACCGCCGCGCGGGTGGCGCAGACGGCAATCGACCGGTTCGGCGCGATCGACGCGCTGGTCAATAATGCCGGGATTTTCTTGGCCAAGCCGTTCGTCGATTTCACGATGACCGACTTCAGGCAGCTGTCCTCGACCAATCTCGAAGGCTTCATTCACCTGACCCAACTGGTCGTCAGGCAGATGCTCGCCCAGAAATCCGGCGGCAGCGTCGTCAGCATCACCACACCATTGACGGATCATCCGATCGCCGGTTTCTCCGCCTCGGTGTCGATGATGACGAAGGGCGGCATCAACGCCATCTCCAAGAACCTGGCGATGGAATATGCGAACGAGGGAATCCGATTCAATACGGTGGCTCCCGGCGTCGTCGACACGCCTTTGCACAAGGACAATCCCAAGGCTTTCCTCAGCACGCTGTCGCCGATGCCGGGCATTTCGAACGTCGGGGAAATCGCCGATGCGGTCGTCTTCCTGACCGAAGCTTCGCGCGTAACCGGGGAGGTGCTGCACGTCGACGGCGGCGCGCATCTGGGCAAATGGTAA
- a CDS encoding adenylate/guanylate cyclase domain-containing protein, protein MDLPSPLAWLVDEAAASPGPERFLAELGRRLLANGLPLSGGALTLSVPHPIIARRTWLWRAETGAVMEALAFAAAPQNEAGREWLAGLGPVWEERIGPARDNQASDGPLLGWAGGAGGAGRSAFGPAEIGLLREVARFAAAPLAALAAREARSALLEAYLGRRSAARVQAGVLARGTGETIRAALLCADLRDFTALSETTEPHAMIATLDAYFDRVAGAVHAFGGEVLKFIGDGVLAIFPVTAAAAGAQGDREACEAALRAVAASRAGMVHLDQLRQAQGLAALPFGAALHFGEILWGNIGAADRLDFTAIGPAVNLVSRLEGLCKPLGRTVLISGAVAANTATTLTQLGEHSLRGIADPCAVFTLRED, encoded by the coding sequence ATGGATCTGCCGTCTCCCCTTGCCTGGCTGGTTGACGAGGCCGCGGCCTCGCCCGGTCCCGAACGGTTTCTGGCCGAGCTCGGGCGACGGCTGCTGGCGAACGGCCTGCCGCTTTCGGGCGGCGCGCTGACGCTCTCGGTGCCGCATCCGATCATCGCGCGGCGCACCTGGCTGTGGCGGGCCGAGACCGGGGCCGTCATGGAGGCGCTGGCCTTTGCTGCGGCTCCGCAGAACGAGGCCGGGCGCGAGTGGCTGGCCGGGCTCGGGCCGGTGTGGGAGGAGAGGATCGGGCCTGCAAGGGATAATCAGGCGTCGGACGGCCCGCTGCTCGGCTGGGCGGGGGGAGCCGGCGGGGCAGGGCGTAGCGCATTCGGCCCGGCCGAAATCGGCCTGCTGCGCGAGGTCGCGCGTTTTGCTGCAGCACCGCTCGCCGCGCTCGCTGCGCGGGAGGCGCGGTCCGCGCTGCTCGAGGCCTATCTCGGCCGGCGCAGTGCGGCCCGGGTGCAGGCCGGCGTTCTTGCCCGCGGCACCGGCGAGACCATCCGCGCCGCTCTTCTCTGTGCCGATCTGCGCGACTTCACCGCGCTGTCCGAGACGACCGAACCGCACGCGATGATCGCGACCCTCGACGCCTATTTCGACCGCGTCGCCGGCGCCGTGCATGCCTTCGGCGGCGAGGTGCTGAAATTCATCGGCGACGGTGTGCTGGCGATCTTTCCGGTCACGGCTGCGGCGGCCGGGGCACAGGGGGACCGTGAGGCCTGTGAGGCAGCATTGCGGGCGGTCGCCGCCAGCCGTGCCGGCATGGTTCATCTTGATCAGCTGCGCCAGGCGCAGGGGCTGGCGGCGCTGCCGTTCGGGGCGGCGCTGCATTTCGGCGAGATCCTCTGGGGCAATATCGGCGCGGCCGACCGGCTGGATTTCACCGCCATCGGCCCGGCGGTCAATCTGGTCAGCCGCCTGGAAGGGCTCTGCAAACCGCTCGGCCGAACTGTGCTGATCTCCGGCGCGGTGGCGGCGAACACGGCGACGACGCTGACGCAGCTCGGAGAGCACAGCCTGCGTGGCATTGCCGATCCTTGCGCGGTCTTCACCTTGCGGGAGGATTGA
- a CDS encoding LysR family transcriptional regulator — protein MADLNDIAVFVRVAQYGSFSRAAHSLAMPVSTVSRKVTSLEEQLGVTLIQRTTRKLNLTAQGRAYYDRCSEPLAHLLDAEQALTERQRKPEGLLKISVPVIFGQEVFYEFVSAFLKAYPEIHVDLFVTNLFLDLIAENIDLGIRFGELQDSSIVAQRLGKSVRYLVAAPDYLKGRTLPSRPDDLKEHQCVLLNGRNGEAEWQLVSGGTLVRQQVSGPVSSRDFEAVSAFTYRGHGIGLLPSTYCDDKIRSGELIRLLPDWSSEAIFVHAVYPTRRFMPARLQVFLDALKAWKTPLWLPLH, from the coding sequence ATGGCAGACCTGAACGACATCGCGGTTTTCGTGAGGGTGGCGCAGTATGGCAGCTTCAGCCGCGCCGCCCATTCGCTCGCCATGCCGGTCTCGACCGTCAGCCGGAAAGTGACCTCGCTGGAAGAGCAGCTCGGTGTGACGCTCATCCAGAGAACCACCCGAAAGCTCAACCTCACCGCACAGGGCCGGGCTTACTACGACAGGTGCAGCGAGCCGCTCGCCCATCTTCTCGATGCCGAGCAGGCGCTGACCGAAAGGCAGCGAAAGCCGGAAGGTCTCCTGAAGATTTCGGTGCCTGTCATCTTTGGACAGGAGGTCTTCTATGAATTCGTCTCGGCCTTCCTGAAGGCCTATCCTGAGATCCACGTCGATCTCTTCGTCACCAACCTGTTCCTTGATCTGATCGCCGAGAATATCGACCTCGGCATCCGTTTCGGCGAACTCCAGGATTCCTCGATCGTCGCGCAGCGGCTCGGGAAAAGCGTGCGCTATCTGGTCGCCGCGCCGGACTATCTGAAGGGCAGGACGCTTCCATCAAGGCCCGATGACCTGAAAGAGCATCAGTGCGTGCTCTTGAACGGCCGCAACGGCGAAGCGGAATGGCAGCTTGTCAGCGGTGGCACGCTGGTCCGCCAGCAGGTTTCGGGGCCGGTCTCGAGCCGCGATTTCGAAGCGGTGAGCGCCTTCACCTACCGTGGACATGGCATCGGTCTGCTGCCTTCCACCTATTGCGACGATAAGATCAGAAGCGGCGAACTCATCCGGCTGCTGCCCGACTGGTCGTCCGAGGCAATTTTCGTCCATGCCGTCTATCCCACACGCCGCTTCATGCCCGCCAGGCTGCAGGTCTTCCTCGACGCGCTGAAAGCATGGAAAACCCCCTTGTGGCTTCCGCTGCATTGA
- a CDS encoding DUF1194 domain-containing protein produces MLTTVAVLMGLSGLTPIAQAGANEVDVSLVLAVDTSRSMDFEEIGIQREGYVEALKHKEFIDAVKGGLTGRIAISYFEWAGYVVQDSVIDWQVIETEEDAIAFAGKLEARPIATQRRTSISTAIAQGASMIIAGPFRGRREVIDVSGDGPNNSGNPVTPARDRAVEAGMVINGLAIMLRPSDAPDGLDKYYADCVIGGPGAFVLPVHKIEDFAVAVRRKLVLEISGLSPPATVREIAGDAPVTDCLVGEKQWRDFFER; encoded by the coding sequence ATGCTGACGACAGTTGCGGTGCTCATGGGTCTTTCTGGCCTCACCCCGATCGCGCAGGCAGGCGCGAACGAGGTCGACGTCAGCCTCGTGCTTGCCGTCGACACCTCGCGGTCGATGGATTTCGAGGAGATCGGCATTCAGCGCGAGGGGTATGTCGAGGCGCTCAAGCATAAGGAATTCATCGATGCGGTGAAGGGCGGCCTGACCGGCCGCATCGCTATCAGCTATTTCGAATGGGCAGGCTATGTCGTCCAGGATTCGGTGATCGACTGGCAGGTGATCGAAACGGAAGAGGACGCGATCGCCTTTGCCGGCAAGCTCGAAGCCCGGCCGATCGCCACGCAGCGGCGCACCTCGATCTCCACCGCCATCGCCCAAGGCGCCAGCATGATCATCGCTGGTCCCTTCCGGGGTCGGCGGGAGGTGATCGACGTCTCCGGCGACGGCCCGAACAATTCCGGCAATCCCGTGACGCCAGCCCGCGACAGGGCGGTGGAAGCGGGCATGGTCATCAACGGCCTCGCCATCATGCTGCGGCCTTCCGATGCGCCCGACGGGCTCGACAAATATTACGCCGATTGCGTCATCGGCGGCCCCGGCGCCTTCGTGCTGCCGGTCCACAAGATCGAGGATTTCGCCGTCGCCGTGCGCCGCAAGCTGGTGCTGGAGATCAGCGGCCTTTCGCCGCCGGCGACGGTGCGGGAGATAGCGGGGGATGCGCCCGTGACGGATTGCCTGGTTGGCGAGAAACAGTGGCGGGATTTTTTCGAGCGGTGA
- a CDS encoding Pycsar system effector family protein: MSEFETATEVMLSQPSSADIGVEYFDHIKKINDIFYDQIKISDQKAAYIFTFMLAFLVSSSEVRAVFNPARYVAGTSGNMLFSGLLAAASVFSILSAILVVLPRRLDSSTSLFWGAWHNHRDLFFDAALRRDERYLFDQYLENANILSAIARSKYRCVTFAFRGLMVSVIAYVLLLVAM; this comes from the coding sequence GTGAGCGAATTCGAAACTGCAACTGAGGTTATGCTAAGTCAGCCGTCGAGCGCGGATATCGGCGTCGAGTATTTCGACCATATCAAGAAAATCAATGATATATTCTATGATCAGATCAAGATATCCGATCAAAAGGCCGCCTATATCTTTACATTCATGCTGGCCTTCCTGGTGAGCTCCAGCGAGGTGAGGGCAGTTTTCAACCCGGCCCGTTATGTCGCCGGCACGTCAGGCAACATGCTGTTCTCGGGCCTGCTTGCCGCAGCCTCGGTCTTTTCCATTCTGTCGGCGATCCTCGTCGTGCTGCCGCGCCGTCTCGATAGCTCGACTTCGCTGTTCTGGGGCGCCTGGCACAACCACCGCGACCTGTTCTTCGACGCGGCACTCAGGCGCGACGAACGCTACCTCTTCGACCAATATCTGGAAAACGCCAATATCCTCTCCGCCATCGCCCGCAGCAAATACCGCTGCGTTACCTTTGCATTTCGCGGCCTGATGGTGAGTGTCATTGCTTACGTGCTGCTGTTGGTGGCGATGTGA
- a CDS encoding RidA family protein has translation MVNHPQAQAAGAERRLQELGITLPPPPTPLGAYVEAVRTGNLVFFSGMLPVINRQPRFVGRLGGALTAEDGRKAAETATLSALAAAKDYLGSLDRVVGIVKLGVYIATEGEFRDHPKVADGASEILLQVFGEEKLSGRVVLGVASLPLGVPIELELVLQVED, from the coding sequence ATGGTAAACCACCCGCAAGCGCAGGCAGCCGGCGCAGAACGACGGCTGCAGGAACTTGGCATCACGCTTCCCCCGCCGCCGACACCCCTGGGGGCCTATGTCGAGGCGGTGAGGACCGGCAACCTGGTCTTCTTCAGCGGCATGTTGCCAGTCATCAACCGCCAGCCGCGCTTTGTCGGCCGCTTGGGCGGCGCGCTGACAGCCGAAGACGGCCGGAAGGCTGCTGAAACGGCGACGCTCAGCGCATTGGCGGCCGCCAAGGACTATCTCGGCTCGCTGGACAGGGTCGTCGGGATCGTCAAGCTTGGCGTCTACATTGCCACCGAAGGCGAGTTCCGCGACCACCCGAAGGTCGCGGACGGAGCGTCAGAAATCCTGCTCCAGGTCTTCGGCGAGGAAAAACTCTCCGGCCGCGTCGTTCTAGGCGTCGCCAGCCTGCCGCTCGGCGTGCCAATCGAACTCGAGCTCGTTCTTCAGGTCGAAGATTAA
- a CDS encoding GCG_CRPN prefix-to-repeats domain-containing protein, with translation MKALSIAAALLAGSLSIGTAEAMPMGTINVQSNVTSDVTKVDYACGRGWHLTRWGECRRNWRRPPPVAFYGGPPRWGWERRHRDWDGPRWRDERRGEYRRRWRDDY, from the coding sequence ATGAAGGCACTTTCTATCGCGGCTGCCTTGCTCGCTGGCAGCCTTTCGATCGGCACAGCTGAGGCGATGCCGATGGGGACAATCAATGTCCAGAGCAATGTCACAAGCGATGTTACAAAGGTCGACTATGCGTGCGGCCGCGGCTGGCATCTGACCCGCTGGGGCGAATGCCGGCGAAACTGGCGACGCCCGCCGCCGGTGGCCTTCTACGGCGGTCCGCCCCGCTGGGGCTGGGAGCGGCGCCACCGGGATTGGGATGGTCCGCGCTGGCGCGATGAGCGGCGCGGCGAGTATCGCCGCCGCTGGCGGGATGACTATTAA
- a CDS encoding 6,7-dimethyl-8-ribityllumazine synthase, whose protein sequence is MTPTRYAFIKASWHADIVDRALDGFYQLVPPEQVDVFDVPGAFEMPLLSRDLAATGRYGAVVAAAFVVDGGIYRHEFVAQAVVDGLMRAGMDTGVPVLSVSLTPHQYQETEHHKQIYRAHFIEKGREAAKAALTIGKTRAALAA, encoded by the coding sequence ATGACACCCACCCGCTACGCCTTTATCAAAGCCAGCTGGCACGCCGACATCGTCGACCGCGCCCTTGACGGCTTCTATCAGCTCGTGCCGCCCGAGCAGGTCGATGTGTTCGATGTTCCCGGCGCATTCGAGATGCCGCTGCTTTCCCGTGATCTTGCCGCAACCGGGCGCTATGGCGCCGTCGTTGCTGCCGCTTTCGTCGTTGACGGCGGAATATACCGCCACGAATTCGTCGCCCAGGCCGTGGTCGACGGGCTGATGCGCGCCGGCATGGATACCGGCGTGCCGGTGCTGTCGGTTTCGCTGACGCCGCATCAGTATCAGGAAACCGAGCACCATAAGCAGATCTACCGCGCGCACTTCATCGAGAAAGGGCGGGAGGCCGCAAAAGCCGCGCTCACCATCGGGAAGACACGCGCCGCTCTTGCCGCGTAA